One genomic window of Quercus lobata isolate SW786 chromosome 9, ValleyOak3.0 Primary Assembly, whole genome shotgun sequence includes the following:
- the LOC115959603 gene encoding TMV resistance protein N-like, with amino-acid sequence MALLQSSSRSSSSSSKRGKYDVFLSFRGEDTRKKFTDHLYRALEQKGISTFRDDEKLKRGTSIAPELLKAIEESRFAVIILSRDYASSKWCLIELTKIVECMEKTGLVVLPVFHYVDPSDVRNHRGTFAEAFDKHQESFKDNMRNIETWKAALTKVADLAGWDLKDKYESKVIQEIIGRICPELYHKFSSVYEDLVGMDSRVEEMLGSYLGEGLGDVRFVGICGMGGMGKTTLAQEIFSRISGNFEGSCIIANIREETENQGGLVSLQKQLLSQILMESEMKIWNVYEGLNVIRNTLHNKKVFIVLDDVDGEEQLGALAGKRDWFGPGSRIIITSRDSHLLIRCGVNDIYTIEGLSDNDALKLFSLKAFHKPHPEENFVNLSMVFVKYAKGLPLALKVLGSLLFGKTKNEWKSALNRLKAEFDEKIMNILQISFDGLRDTQKALFLDIACFFKGKNIDCIRDVLQSFGYYPDCNIDVLIDKSLITIKDHGILWMHDLLQDMGQEIVLRKSPREPGGRSRLWIYKDIIHVLKNNTGTEAVEGIMLKVPIQKMEHLHAEAFSKMKNLRFLKIGNEEFSQDIINSTMQLPKSLNYLSDELRIVEWHGYPFKSMPTSFQPNKLVELRMRWSSIKHLWKGIMDLDELRLIDLSDSQNLIEMPDLSRAPKLKQLILRRCIRLYEIHASVGNLKWLTRLDLNGCKCLSSLPIVCCYLMSLKILTLSGCSKINKLPEDLGNIEGLEVLDVSETAITELPSSSVLLKNLRVLSLRRCEGLSSTSSNKLISFFPLMKKRRVDPTGMLGRSLSNLRSLTYLDLSYCNLQAIPDSLGCLSSLTRLNLNYCNLQAIPDSLGCLSSLEYLHLSGNNFVCLPKSTTQLYNMKHLFLRGCTHLRSLPELPLNIGYLCADGCTSLEILPLRPEDGPFPNLSLLGCNKLINNEDYDDMLLAKLRHQIIKVSLSLSLSLSLSLVRF; translated from the exons atGGCTCTTCTTCAATCATcttcccgttcttcttcttcttcttccaaaagAGGGAAATACGATGTATTTCTTAGTTTCAGAGGTGAGGACACCCGCAAAAAATTTACAGATCATCTATATAGAGCTTTGGAACAAAAAGGCATATCCACTTTTAGGGATGATGAAAAACTTAAGCGAGGAACATCAATTGCCCCAGAACTCTtgaaagcaatagaagaatcAAGGTTTGCTGTCATTATTTTATCAAGGGACTATGCTTCTTCAAAGTGGTGCTTGATTGAACTAACAAAGATTGTTGAGTGCATGGAAAAGACAGGATTGGTAGTTCTACCTGTTTTTCACTATGTAGACCCTAGTGATGTGCGGAATCATAGGGGGACTTTTGCAGAAGCTTTTGATAAACACCAAGAGAGTTTCAAGGATAACATGAGAAATATAGAAACGTGGAAAGCTGCTCTAACAAAAGTTGCCGATCTTGCTGGATGGGATTTAAAGGATAA GTATGAATCAAAAGTTATCCAAGAAATCATTGGAAGGATATGCCCTGAGTTGTATCATAAATTCTCAAGTGTTTATGAGGACCTTGTTGGAATGGACTCACGTGTGGAGGAAATGTTGGGTTCATACTTAGGTGAAGGGTTGGGTGATGTTCGCTTTGTTGGGATATGCGGGATGGGTGGAATGGGCAAAACAACTCTTGCACAAGAAatttttagtagaatttcaGGTAACTTTGAAGGTAGTTGCATTATTGCTAATATTAGAGAAGAAACTGAAAATCAAGGTGGTCTagtttctttacaaaaacaacttCTTTCTCAGATCCTCATggaaagtgaaatgaaaatatGGAATGTTTATGAGGGACTCAATGTTATAAGAAATACACTACATAATAAAAAGGTTTTtattgttcttgatgatgtggatgGAGAAGAACAATTAGGAGCATTAGCAGGAAAACGTGATTGGTTTGGTCCGGGGAGTAGAATCATTATAACAAGCAGAGATAGCCATTTATTGATAAGATGTGGTGTGAATGATATATACACAATCGAGGGGTTGAGTGACAATGATGCTTTGAAGCTTTTTAGTTTGAAAGCTTTCCATAAACCTCATCctgaagaaaattttgtaaatttgtcTATGGTCTTTGTGAAATATGCTAAAGGCCTTCCTTTAGCTCTTAAAGTTTTAGGTTCTTTGTTGTTTGGTAAAACAAAGAATGAATGGAAAAGTGCCCTAAATAGACTAAAAGCagaatttgatgaaaaaattatgaatatacTTCAAATAAGTTTTGATGGGTTAAGGGATACGCaaaaagcattatttttagatattgcgtgtttttttaaaggaaagaacATAGATTGCATAAGAGATGTACTACAAAGTTTTGGTTACTATCCAGATTGCAATATTGATGTTCTTATAGACAAATCTCTCATAACTATTAAGGACCATGGAATTTTATGGATGCATGACTTGCTGCAAGATATGGGTCAAGAAATCGTTCTTCGCAAATCCCCTAGAGAGCCTGGTGGACGTAGTAGGTTGTGGATTTATAAGGATATTATTCATGTATTGAAGAATAATACT ggAACCGAGGCAGTTGAAGGCATAATGTTAAAAGTTCCTATTCAAAAAATGGAACACTTGCATGCTGAAGCCTTTTCAAAGatgaaaaatttgagatttctcAAAATTGGTAATGAGGAATTTTCACAGGACATCATAAATAGTACTATGCAACTTCCAAAAAGTCTTAATTATCTTTCTGACGAGTTACGCATTGTGGAATGGCATGGATATCCTTTTAAATCCATGCCAACTagttttcaaccaaacaaacttGTTGAGCTCAGAATGCGTTGGAGCAGCATCAAACACCTATGGAAAGGAATTATG GATTTAGATGAGTTAAGACTCATTGACCTAAGTGACTCCCAAAACTTGATTGAGATGCCGGACCTTAGTAGAGCCCCAAAGCTTAAGCAGTTGATTCTTCGACGTTGTATAAGACTATATGAGATTCACGCATCTGTTGGAAATCTCAAATGGCTTACTCGATTGGATCTAAATGGTTGCAAGTGCCTTTCAAGTCTTCCAattgtttgttgttatttgatgTCTCTAAAAATTCTCACTTTGTCTGGCtgctcaaaaattaataaactgcCAGAGGATTTGGGGAATATCGAAGGTCTTGAGGTGCTAGATGTGAGTGAAACTGCTATAACAGAATTACCGTCTTCGTCTGTTCTCTTAAAAAATCTCAGAGTGCTATCTCTTCGTAGATGTGAAGGCTTATCATCTACGTCATCAAATAAACTCATcagtttttttcctttaatgaaaaaaagaagagtagatCCCACGGGCATGTTAGGGCGTTCTCTTTCTAATTTACGGTCTTTGACCTATTTGGATCTAAGTTATTGCAATCTTCAAGCAATCCCTGATAGTCTTGGTTGTTTGTCCTCCTTAACCAGGTTGAATCTAAATTATTGCAATCTTCAGGCAATCCCTGATAGTCTTGGTTGTTTGTCCTCTTTAGAATATTTACATCTTAgtggaaataattttgtttgccTTCCTAAGAGTACCACTCAACTATATAATATGAAGCATCTTTTTTTGCGCGGTTGCACACATCTTCGATCTTTGCCAGAGCTTCCATTAAATATTGGGTATCTTTGTGCAGATGGTTGTACCTCATTAGAAATATTACCATTAAGACCTGAAGATGGTCCTTTTCCGAACCTCTCTCTTCTCGGTTGTAATAAATTGATTAACAATGAAGACTACGATGACATGTTATTAGCAAAACTAAGACATCAAATCATtaaggtctctctctctctctctctctctctctctctctcacttgtGAGGTTCTAA